One Sphingobacteriales bacterium DNA segment encodes these proteins:
- the obgE gene encoding GTPase ObgE, with protein sequence MEKGNFIDYVKICCRSGKGGAGASHFRREKFVPKGGPDGGDGGRGGHIILRGNSQYWTLIHLKFRKHVLAENGQNGGTSNCTGASGNDVILDVPLGTVAKNADSMEQEVEILEHGQEIILVSGGRGGLGNSNFATATNQAPMYAQPGEPGREEWKILELKLLADVGLVGFPNAGKSTLLAAVSAAKPKIADYPFTTLVPNLGIVSYRDYRSFVMADIPGIIEGAHAGKGLGHRFMRHIERNALLLFMIPADAPNIAHQYEILLNECRQYNFELMDKKRLLAITKCDLIDDELEQLIRKDIATTTTVDLPPMVFISSVTGKGIQALKDLIWENLNK encoded by the coding sequence GTGGAAAAAGGTAATTTTATTGATTACGTAAAAATTTGTTGCCGATCGGGGAAGGGCGGTGCAGGGGCATCGCATTTCAGGCGCGAAAAATTTGTACCCAAAGGTGGCCCCGACGGCGGAGACGGCGGGCGCGGTGGCCATATTATTTTGCGTGGCAATAGCCAATATTGGACACTTATACACCTTAAATTTAGAAAGCATGTATTGGCCGAAAACGGCCAAAACGGTGGTACCAGCAATTGTACCGGCGCCAGTGGTAACGATGTAATTTTAGATGTTCCGCTTGGTACTGTTGCCAAAAATGCCGATTCAATGGAACAAGAAGTAGAAATTTTAGAGCATGGGCAAGAAATCATTTTAGTATCCGGAGGCCGTGGCGGCTTGGGTAATTCTAATTTTGCTACCGCTACCAACCAAGCGCCAATGTATGCGCAACCCGGCGAACCAGGCCGCGAAGAATGGAAAATTTTAGAACTAAAACTTTTGGCCGATGTTGGTTTGGTAGGTTTCCCTAATGCCGGAAAATCAACACTGCTGGCCGCCGTTAGTGCCGCTAAACCCAAAATTGCCGACTACCCTTTTACTACTTTAGTGCCAAATTTAGGTATTGTTTCGTACCGCGATTACCGCTCGTTTGTAATGGCCGATATTCCGGGAATTATTGAAGGCGCACATGCCGGAAAAGGCTTGGGGCACCGCTTTATGCGCCATATTGAACGCAACGCTTTATTGCTTTTTATGATTCCGGCCGATGCCCCGAATATAGCGCATCAATACGAAATTTTGTTGAACGAATGTAGGCAGTACAATTTTGAATTAATGGACAAAAAACGTTTGCTGGCCATAACAAAATGCGACCTTATTGACGACGAACTCGAACAACTCATCCGGAAAGATATAGCAACAACAACAACCGTAGATTTGCCTCCCATGGTTTTTATTTCGTCAGTAACAGGCAAAGGAATCCAAGCCTTGAAAGATTTAATTTGGGAAAACCTAAATAAGTAA
- a CDS encoding M23 family metallopeptidase — protein MFKKILVSFFPALIYTLWPTLQPSINNSEHVCFIHQPYSSNLNSNNNNSSPDFVCQPDAQSITFRSPVDGPIVLAGTFGELRPNHFHAGIDIKTNNQENKPIYAIADGFVSRIAVSGNGYGLALYIDHPNGYTSVYAHLNEYAGQIGDWVKNKQYSLQKFAIDVKPNPNELPVQAGQMVALSGNTGSSTSPHLHFEIRDTKTEHALNPLLFGFYVPDSSQPLVTGFGVYPVINGNQPLDLKIQRFKQVVTGSYIASQPVIFLNTPTAAMAIKAYDKLDEAHNWNGVYSVEMFENNQYVFGYTFSRIPFEESRYINSLVDYEAQKDGDGLFQKCFLDPGNNLSVYQNTHNKGFIDLSDLQVHNLLFLVKDVAGNTSTLTCALQYNPALPPPIVPPNNYQQFFAYDTLNKFTTDLIELIFPKGVFYTDIPFQYKMRYPSAKEIEPLSPVHTVHQQSTPVHSAFDVAIKPNANIIPELMDKALIVMVNRSGKKSCGGKWDNGWLRGKAKAFGDFYIALDIKAPTINPINISNGKRMSKAKHISFGISDNLSGIDTYNGYLDGQWVLMSYDAKTSIVRHYLDPNLLPGEHSFTLEVTDERQNKQVFTANFIK, from the coding sequence ATGTTCAAAAAAATATTGGTTAGTTTTTTTCCGGCATTAATCTATACGCTTTGGCCAACTTTACAGCCCAGCATAAATAATAGTGAACATGTTTGTTTTATACATCAGCCATATAGCTCAAATTTAAACAGCAACAACAATAATAGTTCACCTGATTTTGTTTGCCAACCCGATGCCCAATCCATTACATTTAGGTCGCCCGTTGATGGCCCTATTGTCTTAGCTGGTACTTTTGGCGAGCTACGCCCTAACCATTTTCACGCAGGTATTGATATTAAAACTAATAATCAGGAGAACAAACCCATTTACGCCATTGCCGATGGATTTGTTTCGCGCATTGCCGTCTCGGGCAACGGGTACGGCCTTGCTTTGTATATTGACCACCCTAATGGCTACACCAGTGTTTACGCCCATTTAAACGAGTATGCCGGGCAAATTGGCGACTGGGTAAAAAACAAACAATACAGTTTGCAGAAATTTGCCATTGATGTAAAACCAAACCCTAATGAACTGCCCGTACAAGCTGGGCAAATGGTGGCTTTATCCGGAAATACCGGTTCTTCAACCTCGCCACATCTACATTTTGAAATCCGCGATACAAAAACTGAGCACGCCTTAAATCCTTTATTATTTGGGTTTTATGTGCCCGACTCGAGCCAGCCACTTGTTACAGGTTTCGGCGTTTATCCGGTAATTAATGGCAACCAACCCTTAGATTTGAAAATTCAACGCTTTAAACAAGTTGTTACAGGGTCATATATAGCTTCGCAACCGGTTATTTTCCTAAATACCCCAACGGCTGCAATGGCAATAAAAGCTTATGATAAATTAGACGAAGCCCACAACTGGAACGGTGTTTACAGTGTAGAAATGTTTGAAAACAACCAATACGTTTTTGGTTATACGTTTAGCCGGATTCCATTTGAAGAGTCAAGATACATTAACTCTTTAGTTGATTACGAGGCTCAAAAAGATGGTGATGGCTTATTTCAAAAATGCTTTTTAGACCCCGGAAATAATTTGTCGGTTTACCAAAATACGCACAACAAAGGTTTTATTGATTTAAGCGACTTACAAGTACACAATTTATTGTTTTTAGTTAAAGATGTTGCCGGAAACACCAGCACCTTAACCTGCGCCTTGCAATACAACCCCGCACTTCCTCCCCCAATTGTACCACCTAACAACTATCAGCAGTTTTTTGCTTACGATACCTTAAATAAATTTACAACCGATTTAATAGAATTGATTTTTCCGAAAGGCGTGTTTTATACCGATATACCTTTTCAATACAAAATGAGGTACCCAAGTGCTAAAGAAATTGAACCATTATCGCCCGTACATACGGTACACCAGCAAAGTACGCCCGTGCACAGCGCTTTTGATGTAGCTATTAAACCCAATGCAAATATTATTCCCGAACTAATGGATAAAGCACTAATAGTAATGGTAAACCGAAGCGGCAAAAAAAGTTGTGGCGGCAAATGGGATAATGGCTGGCTGCGCGGCAAAGCCAAAGCCTTTGGCGATTTTTATATTGCCTTAGATATAAAAGCCCCAACTATAAACCCTATTAATATAAGCAATGGCAAACGAATGAGCAAGGCAAAACATATATCATTTGGTATTAGCGACAATTTGTCGGGCATTGATACTTATAACGGCTATTTAGATGGTCAATGGGTGCTAATGAGTTACGATGCCAAAACAAGTATTGTGCGCCACTACCTCGACCCCAACCTGCTGCCCGGAGAACACAGTTTTACCCTTGAAGTAACCGATGAGCGGCAAAACAAACAAGTATTTACCGCTAATTTTATAAAATAA
- a CDS encoding tail fiber domain-containing protein produces MTTRNFLFVLALLAFGFLTNNLFAQWTDGGAKVYLTNGGDKVGIGTSAPSTNLHVVGAENNGSTAAVKIESGTQIMLIDGNEIDATTDVLGLNYNSSKNVIIANGGGSVGIGKSSPAYKLDVAGSIGLTGSLRYSNASTPMAYIYASGTINSERAIVAHSPSYANYGLFYRDSDDRMFFKSNGTTRVAVDLHNGRLGVGTDAPTKTLDVVGTARITGQVTVATNQASDKFGVGFNTPLYKLDVNGNTYCSGGVWTASDARFKENVQQIGSALDKVKALSGVSYQYKTNEFAGRIEFQEGNTLGFIAQDLQKVLPEAVMNDGRGYLAVNYSTVIPVLVEAIKESETQKQALENKVTALEQQIAAINAKLGITPAAPVANPTKAENSKTTVAPVAKIVKGSVAQNHPNPAKDVTSISYAIDKNTANAQIVITDMAGRTLQQINITDGAGNVNINTNNFANGAYIYSLVIDGQTVESKQMVVNK; encoded by the coding sequence ATGACTACACGTAACTTTTTATTCGTTTTAGCACTTCTTGCTTTCGGTTTTTTAACCAACAATTTATTTGCCCAATGGACAGACGGCGGCGCAAAAGTTTACCTTACCAATGGAGGCGACAAGGTTGGTATTGGCACCAGTGCCCCAAGCACAAATCTGCATGTTGTTGGCGCCGAAAATAACGGGTCAACTGCAGCAGTTAAAATTGAGAGCGGCACACAAATAATGTTAATAGATGGCAACGAAATTGACGCAACTACCGACGTATTGGGTTTAAACTACAATTCTTCAAAAAATGTTATTATAGCCAATGGAGGTGGCTCGGTAGGTATTGGAAAAAGTAGCCCCGCTTACAAACTTGATGTCGCCGGCAGTATTGGTTTAACAGGCTCGCTCAGATACAGCAACGCTTCTACCCCCATGGCCTATATATACGCAAGCGGCACTATCAACAGCGAACGCGCCATTGTCGCCCACTCGCCAAGTTATGCTAACTATGGTTTATTTTACCGCGACTCTGACGACCGAATGTTTTTCAAAAGCAATGGCACTACCCGTGTAGCTGTTGATTTACATAATGGCCGCCTTGGTGTTGGCACCGATGCCCCAACTAAAACCCTTGATGTTGTAGGAACAGCACGCATTACAGGCCAAGTTACCGTAGCTACTAATCAAGCCAGTGATAAATTTGGAGTTGGTTTTAACACCCCGCTATATAAACTAGATGTAAATGGCAACACCTATTGCTCAGGTGGCGTTTGGACAGCCTCAGACGCAAGATTTAAAGAAAATGTACAACAAATAGGCAGCGCCTTAGATAAAGTAAAAGCCCTAAGCGGTGTGTCTTACCAATACAAAACCAACGAGTTTGCTGGTCGTATCGAATTCCAAGAAGGCAACACATTGGGTTTCATAGCTCAAGACTTGCAAAAAGTATTGCCCGAAGCCGTTATGAACGATGGACGTGGTTATTTGGCCGTAAATTACAGCACCGTAATACCCGTACTTGTTGAAGCCATCAAAGAGAGCGAAACCCAAAAACAAGCCCTCGAAAACAAAGTTACTGCCCTTGAGCAACAAATAGCTGCCATTAATGCAAAATTAGGTATTACCCCCGCCGCACCTGTTGCCAACCCAACAAAAGCAGAAAACAGCAAAACCACAGTAGCCCCAGTTGCTAAAATTGTCAAAGGTTCGGTAGCCCAAAACCACCCAAACCCTGCCAAAGATGTAACCAGCATTAGCTACGCAATTGACAAAAATACTGCCAATGCCCAAATAGTTATTACCGATATGGCAGGCCGCACTTTACAACAAATAAATATTACCGACGGTGCTGGCAATGTAAACATAAACACCAATAATTTTGCTAACGGCGCTTATATTTATAGCTTAGTTATTGACGGCCAAACTGTTGAAAGCAAACAAATGGTAGTAAACAAATAA
- a CDS encoding L-serine ammonia-lyase gives MIRTSFFELFKIGPGPSSSHTVGPMRAANMFRLEVENYLQQQTSPEAIQQLQIRVNLFGSLAHTGIGHGTHRAVLAGLLGDTPQYVNIDRLNTCFDHPDTVFQLPFSGFFIPFVASNIYFDYLTPTSKHPNTLSFNLLHNNEILFTSTYYSVGGGFIEKEESGSTKSTSNVAAVPKYAYNHFWELLRHHEQTNIPVETILLENEIAVSGLTEAEIFEKIDQIMAVMHQSVQRGLLREGVLPGGLNVKRRAKNMYADALACEAQQQYGEALFARLNAYALATSEENAAGQMVVTAPTNGAAGILPAALEYLRLDCKIAEKTLQRGLFMAAMIGFIIKDNASISGAELGCQAEVGSAAAMAAGLFSYCLGGDIHQIATAAEIAMEHHLGMTCDPVNGLVQVPCIERNANGVVKAFNAYLLAKRQAANAVITLDEVIETMRRTGEDLSDKYKETAQGGLAKLHKWTSNMGS, from the coding sequence ATGATTCGAACCTCATTTTTTGAACTTTTTAAAATTGGCCCCGGACCTTCAAGCTCACATACAGTTGGCCCAATGCGGGCTGCCAATATGTTCAGACTTGAGGTTGAGAACTACTTACAACAACAAACCTCGCCCGAAGCTATACAACAACTACAAATTCGGGTTAATTTATTTGGCTCGTTAGCACATACCGGCATTGGGCACGGCACGCATCGGGCTGTTTTGGCCGGTTTACTGGGCGATACACCGCAATACGTAAATATTGACCGACTAAATACCTGTTTTGACCATCCGGATACTGTTTTTCAATTGCCTTTTTCCGGATTTTTTATCCCGTTTGTAGCCTCCAACATTTATTTCGACTATTTAACTCCTACCTCAAAACACCCTAATACGCTTTCGTTTAATTTGTTACATAACAACGAAATACTTTTTACCAGCACCTATTATTCCGTAGGTGGCGGTTTTATTGAAAAAGAGGAGTCTGGCAGTACAAAATCAACCTCAAACGTTGCTGCCGTGCCAAAATATGCCTACAATCATTTTTGGGAATTGTTGCGCCACCACGAGCAAACAAATATTCCGGTTGAAACCATTTTGCTTGAAAATGAAATAGCTGTGTCGGGGCTTACCGAAGCGGAGATATTTGAAAAAATAGATCAAATTATGGCGGTAATGCACCAAAGTGTACAACGCGGTTTGCTTCGCGAAGGGGTGCTTCCCGGAGGGTTAAATGTAAAACGCCGCGCCAAAAACATGTATGCCGATGCCTTGGCTTGCGAGGCGCAACAACAATACGGCGAAGCACTTTTTGCCCGCCTCAATGCTTACGCTTTGGCCACCTCCGAAGAAAATGCTGCCGGACAAATGGTTGTAACTGCTCCAACAAATGGCGCAGCGGGTATTTTACCTGCCGCCTTAGAGTACTTGCGCCTTGATTGTAAAATTGCCGAAAAAACCTTACAGCGTGGCTTATTTATGGCCGCTATGATTGGGTTTATTATTAAAGACAATGCCTCTATTTCGGGTGCCGAATTGGGCTGCCAGGCCGAAGTTGGCTCGGCGGCAGCTATGGCGGCGGGCTTGTTTAGCTATTGTTTAGGGGGCGATATTCACCAAATTGCCACCGCTGCCGAAATTGCCATGGAACACCATTTAGGCATGACCTGCGACCCTGTTAACGGCTTAGTACAAGTACCCTGTATTGAGCGCAATGCAAACGGCGTTGTTAAAGCGTTTAATGCTTATTTATTGGCAAAACGGCAGGCAGCTAATGCCGTCATTACCTTAGATGAGGTAATTGAAACGATGCGCCGAACCGGAGAAGACTTGTCGGACAAATACAAGGAAACAGCGCAAGGGGGCTTGGCAAAATTGCACAAATGGACTTCTAATATGGGCAGCTAA
- a CDS encoding enoyl-CoA hydratase/isomerase family protein, with protein sequence MSQLLLQAQNGILQITINRESKLNALNTALIAEFEEVLQQYRDDSSIFGLIITGSGSKAFAAGADIAEFAQYNSDEGRQMAAKGMPMFRAIETYPKPIIAAVNGFALGGGCELAMACHLRVAATNARFGQPEVNLGLIPGYGGTQRLPQLIGRAKALELIMTAEPIKADEALQLGLVNYVVEPDQLLPKCYELLQKIATKAPRAIARVISAVNAYYDEGVNGFATEVYLFGECFDDQDFKEGTTAFIEKRKANFSGK encoded by the coding sequence ATGAGCCAGTTACTTTTACAAGCCCAAAACGGTATTTTGCAAATAACCATTAACCGCGAATCCAAACTGAACGCCTTAAACACCGCTTTAATTGCCGAATTTGAAGAAGTACTTCAACAATATAGAGACGATTCAAGTATATTTGGCCTAATTATTACCGGATCCGGAAGTAAAGCCTTTGCCGCCGGTGCCGATATTGCCGAGTTTGCGCAGTACAACAGCGACGAAGGCAGGCAAATGGCCGCAAAAGGAATGCCCATGTTTAGAGCCATTGAAACCTACCCCAAACCCATAATTGCAGCCGTTAATGGCTTTGCCCTTGGCGGTGGATGCGAGTTGGCAATGGCCTGCCATTTAAGAGTAGCAGCCACTAACGCCCGGTTTGGGCAGCCCGAAGTAAACTTGGGCCTTATACCCGGATACGGCGGAACACAACGGCTACCGCAATTAATTGGCCGCGCCAAAGCCTTAGAGCTAATTATGACTGCCGAACCTATAAAAGCAGACGAAGCCTTACAGTTAGGACTAGTAAATTATGTAGTTGAACCCGACCAACTGCTGCCAAAATGCTACGAACTGCTACAAAAAATTGCTACCAAAGCACCGCGAGCCATCGCACGTGTTATTAGCGCGGTAAATGCTTATTACGATGAAGGCGTTAATGGTTTTGCCACCGAAGTGTACTTGTTTGGCGAGTGTTTTGACGACCAAGACTTTAAAGAAGGAACAACCGCCTTTATTGAAAAACGCAAAGCTAATTTCTCCGGAAAATAA